The genomic DNA GCTTTGACCTAAATTTACGAGTTAATATTATTACTTCTGCATTAGAACTTTTTCAAAGTGGATTTCAGTTTCGCACATTTCAGCAATCCTTTTGCAACCCTCAGTATTGGAAAAGAACGTCCCTTGGAGGATTCGAGCTCCTTCCAAACATACCCCCTTCCATTGCCATACAAGATATTTTCAAAAACGGAAAACTATATGGAACTGAATGCGCCACCGCTATGATCATTATTTTTTACAAAGCTTTACTCTCATTGTATGAGGAAGAAACTTTCAATCGTCTCTTTGCAAATCTTTTACTTTATACGTGGGACTACGACCAAGATTTAAAGCTCATAACAAAAATGGGTGGCGATCTTGTCCCAGGTGATCTCGTTTATTTTAAAAATCCACAAGTGAATCCAGCTACAATTGAGTGGCAAGGAGAAAATACAATCTATCTAGGAAATTTCTTTTTTTACGGACATGGCGTAGGTGTAAAAACAAAAGAGGAAATTATATACTCGTTAAATGAACGACGAGTCCCTTATGCTTTTATTTCGGCTTTCTTGACAGATACTATCACCCGTATTGATAGCCGTCTCATGAGCCACTACACCTCTCCTAGCACTCCACAGACATCCATAGGATTTATTCCGATTAGAGATGATGCAATCGTTGCAACAGTAGGTCATACGACTACAATTTATTAAAAAAAGCACCTACACATGTAGGCGCTTTTTTTCTTATTATTAAGCTTTTGTATGTTCTTTATGGGTACAGTCGCAATGAGATCCGCATTTCCCGTATAGCACTGTTGATTTTTCATCTTCAAAATGTCCAATTGTTCCTTCACATACTTGGCATACGATTGTTCCCATTTTTCATTTCCCCCTGAGTTTTTATAGTAATCTACTTATTTATCATTAAGCTTTCGCATTATCTCTATTAGCACAGTCACAATTTGTTCCACATTTTCCGTAAAGTACTGTCGTTTTCTCATCCTCAAAATGTCCGATTGTTCCTTCACATACTTGGCATACGATTGTTCCCATTTTTCATTTCCCCCTAAGTTTATGGTCCTAAAAACTTTTAGCTGTCCATTTCCTATCCATTATTGGGCTTTTGTATGCTCTGTGTGATCACATCCGCAAGATCCACATTTCCCGTAAAGTACCGTTACTTTTTCATCCTCGAAGTGCGCAATTGTACCTTCACATTCTTGACATACGATCGTTCCCATTTTTCATTTCCCCCTAAGTTTATAATCCCAAAAACTTTTGTAACCGCTTAACTTTCTGCCTTTATTTTAATATGTTATACTTTTTACGTCAATAGGTTTTTAGTATAACACATTAAATATTTTATTTTTTAATTAGTATGCGATATTAAAATAAAAAAACAGCCATATTTATACGTACGACTGTTTTACATTAATTATTCTTCATATTCCGCATGCAAAGAAGTAGATGGAACTAGGAATGAGAAAAACTGAGCTAATTCCGCCGCTTCACCTTCTGATCCTAATTTGAAAATTTCCTGCAAATATTGAACATTCTCTACATCATCTCGTCCAAGTAAAGTAGATCTTCCTGTTTGCATGCAAACAATGAGTGGCTTTCCAAAAAACATATTTGTATAAATAATACCAAAATCATAACGAGTATCATGTGTCATAAACCCCAAAAATCGTACCTTCACACTTTCATGCTCATCATACAATTTTTCAAACATTGGTTTCCACCTTTCCACATCACCTTTCATTAGTATATTAAACAAAAAAAGGAATACTCCTTTTAATTGTCAAAAAATTCAGTAGGATGTAAAATAATAGTATTCTACTAAGTTAGGGGGAACTTATATGCAACATGCCTTTATTACGCTTGTACCTAAATCCAATCAACAATCTGTTTCAATAGATGATATAAAACA from Bacillus basilensis includes the following:
- a CDS encoding protein-glutamine gamma-glutamyltransferase, producing the protein MIVIGRSIVHPYITNEYEPFAAEKQQILSIMAGNQEIYSFRTSDELSFDLNLRVNIITSALELFQSGFQFRTFQQSFCNPQYWKRTSLGGFELLPNIPPSIAIQDIFKNGKLYGTECATAMIIIFYKALLSLYEEETFNRLFANLLLYTWDYDQDLKLITKMGGDLVPGDLVYFKNPQVNPATIEWQGENTIYLGNFFFYGHGVGVKTKEEIIYSLNERRVPYAFISAFLTDTITRIDSRLMSHYTSPSTPQTSIGFIPIRDDAIVATVGHTTTIY
- a CDS encoding GapA-binding peptide SR1P produces the protein MGTIVCQECEGTIAHFEDEKVTVLYGKCGSCGCDHTEHTKAQ
- a CDS encoding GapA-binding peptide SR1P, which gives rise to MGTIVCQVCEGTIGHFEDEKSTVLYGKCGSHCDCTHKEHTKA
- a CDS encoding DUF3055 domain-containing protein: MFEKLYDEHESVKVRFLGFMTHDTRYDFGIIYTNMFFGKPLIVCMQTGRSTLLGRDDVENVQYLQEIFKLGSEGEAAELAQFFSFLVPSTSLHAEYEE
- a CDS encoding GapA-binding peptide SR1P, coding for MGTIVCQVCEGTIGHFEDEKTTVLYGKCGTNCDCANRDNAKA